From Pristiophorus japonicus isolate sPriJap1 chromosome 1, sPriJap1.hap1, whole genome shotgun sequence, a single genomic window includes:
- the LOC139268697 gene encoding fibrous sheath CABYR-binding protein-like has protein sequence MTCEESAPEEAVPVEIAPEEAVPVEIAPEQAVPEEAVPVEAAPEQAVPEEAVPEEAVPVEVAPEEVVPEEAVPEEAVPEEAVPVEVAPEQAVPEEAVPVEAAPEQAVPEEAVPEEAVPEEAVRVEAAPVEVAPEQAVPEEAVPAEAIPEEAVPVEAAPEQAVPEEAVPEESIPEEAVPVVVCLDCSIEN, from the coding sequence ATGACCTGTGAGGAGTCAGCACCAGAGGAGGCAGTACCAGTAGAGATAGCACCAGAGGAGGCAGTACCAGTAGAGATAGCACCGGAGCAGGCAGTACCAGAGGAGGCAGTACCGGTAGAGGCAGCACCGGAGCAGGCGGTACCAGAGGAGGCAGTACCAGAGGAGGCAGTACCAGTAGAGGTAGCACCAGAGGAGGTGGTACCAGAGGAGGCAGTACCAGAGGAGGCAGTACCAGAGGAGGCAGTACCAGTAGAGGTAGCACCGGAGCAGGCGGTACCAGAGGAGGCAGTACCGGTAGAGGCAGCACCGGAGCAGGCGGTACCAGAGGAGGCAGTACCAGAGGAGGCAGTACCAGAGGAGGCAGTACGGGTAGAGGCAGCACCGGTAGAGGTAGCACCGGAGCAGGCGGTACCAGAGGAGGCAGTACCAGCGGAGGCAATACCAGAGGAGGCGGTACCGGTAGAGGCAGCACCGGAGCAGGCAGTACCAGAGGAGGCGGTACCAGAGGAGTCAATACCAGAGGAGGCGGTACCGgtggttgtgtgtctggactgcagtatagaaaactaa